In Octopus bimaculoides isolate UCB-OBI-ISO-001 chromosome 26, ASM119413v2, whole genome shotgun sequence, the DNA window AGACTTTCCAACCGGATTCACAAGCACGATCAACTGAGACTATGGTTCATTCTCAGTTTGATATTctaatcaaaattttttttaaagatatatatatatatataNNNNNNNNNNNNNNNNNNNNNNNNNNNNNNNNNNNNNNNNNNNNNNNNNNNNNNNNNNNNNNNNNNNNNNNNNNNNNNNNNNNNNNNNNNNNNNNNNNatcttatgatatttactttgttttatattatactcatttattgtgcttttaattattaatttttctatatgtgatagtggattttcatcgatgagttcttgaaacttggttcttttccctaaaactatatatttttatatatattataatctataaagctcaatttaattttaattttttataaattgattttaattgagtttttacctgtaattttggattttgtccctaatattattattattatatatatatatatatacatacacatacacgcatactatataaatgtaagtgtatgtggttatgtgtgcatgtttacccCAAAAATCTTTGAAAATGTGCATCCTCAAGAAAAACGAATTTGAATTTCGAATTCTTCATCTCCCAGACAACGAtgttcataaataataataaaaacatatacttATGGTCTCTAGGCCCATCTATCACAACATACCCCAGTCATTCTGTTTAGTTTCCAATATTGATGTCTTCTTCTTACCTTTGTGATGTCCCCTTGTATTTGAGTGACCCCAGGTATTGGTGCCATTGCTTGAAGATCGACTGCTACGATCTTGGTATCTGTCTCGCCATCACTGGAATTGCCCCTTTTAGAGAAAAACAAGTTTACAATAAAAACACACTGGAAAGCCATTatgaaggacatatttttgtaatgttgTTGATAACTAATGTTCACTGGCAGAGGCTGGACAGCTCAACAGGATCCAACAAGTCTGGAGGATCATGTCTTGTTCCCATGTTCCAGTTTGGGTTGGGTCTCTATAGCTGAATGTCCGGGTTTATGCTGACCCCGTTTCAGAATATAATGTGCGCTTTGCTTTTACTGTGCCATCAACATTAGGGAGGTCCACTTGTCACTTGCGATGCTACACAATCCAAAGAAACCTCTAAGGactgaaatgtatatatagacatttaaatcatcatcatcgtcgtcgtcgtttaacatccgctttccatgcttgcatgggttggacggtttgactgaggactggtgaaaccagatggctacacgaggctccaatccgatttggcagaatttgaatttagaaggaAATGAGGGACAAGACGCCATTATTTTCtctggtgtgttaacgattctgccagctcaccacaaatATTGATCAATAAAAGATGGCCAAGCAATGTTTCCTATAGTTTTTCACAATTTCTAACTTagaaacagcttttttttttgtaaaagtgtCCCTGTGAAGTAGATCAGTGATTGTTTGATTATCTCCAAGTAAGAgatcaatacaaaaaaaaaaaaaaaaaaatcacaaagttAAAAAGATTGAGAAGCACAAACTGAAGTAATAAGTAATTAAGCTGtccataattataaaattatatttgaatgaaaatagacCAAACCTGAGCTTTTTGGACAGGACTTGACTCCAGCTGCCTGGGGCAGCACAAAGATCAACAACCTTCTGAACACctataaagaaagaatataattaaaGGTTATTATAACggaatatgagaaaatattgtaatggttaacatttatcaaatatttttatacacacatcatatacatatatatatatacacatatttatttacacatttatacacatatcttatccatttatatgcatgtcatatacatacatactcacaccatatatatacacattttatacatcatatatattcatatacatcatcatcatttgacgtctgttgtccatgctggcatgggttggacagtttgaccagggctggcaggCTGCActagaccccagtctgatttggcatggtttctacagctggatgccctttctaatgccaaccacttttgaGTGTAATGGgcgcttttacatgacaccagcatcagtcacattgcctctgtgaagcccaatgctcaaatggtgttttttacatgctggtgacacataaaaggcacccactacactttcagagtggttggcattaagaagggcacccagccatggCAATCAAGCCAAATTCAGATTGGAACCtggggcagctctccagcttaccagttccagaaACAAAAGCAGTAAATTGAGTTGTCTTTACACAAGACTGTCCTCTCATCCTAAGATATGAAACAGGGAACTTACCATCAAAGATCTTGAAGTCATCATTGATCTGGAGTAATTTGAAAGCACTGCGAGCCCTCCAACCTTCCTCTTTTGCTAAACGGTAATAAACATCTCGCTTGTCTTTTGATGAACGTCCCATTCTTCAACAGATGGTAGCTGTGTCCTAAGAAAAGATATGTAGTGAAATAACTTGGAATTTTGgaatgctacaaaaaaaaaaaaaaaacatgatgacGTATTCTTTAAAGTAATTCCAATCATTAATCTGGAGCTATGCTAGATTAGtaacttttaaagttttgtaCTTCCCCACCTGGTActtgacaatttattttattggttggtAAAAGATAACATGGCTGGTTGTAGCAGAACAAAATGAAAGCACATAAAACAAGGTACTTTTGTATATGtacgtggccgttgtcagtaccgcctgactggccttcgtgcgggtgacacgtaaaagcacctactacactctctgagtggttggcgttaggaagggcatccagctgtagaaactctgccaaatcagattggagcctggtgttgccatccggtttcacaagtactcagtcaaatcgtccaacccatgctagcatggaaagcggacgttaaacgatgatgatgatgatgtatgtatatacatgtgtgtgtatcatcatcatcatgctttaatgtctgctttccatgctggcatgggttggacagtttgacaggcgcTGGCTAGCCAGACAGCTGTCCAGGttccaattgttttgttttggcatggtttctatagctggatgcccttcctaatgccaaccactttatagagtgtactgggtgctttatacatggcaacAGGGTGATGttcttaatatttcatttgaatatcTCTGTTCCTCTGTTGACGCAACAGATTGCCTTTGAGCTGTTTTACAATGTCTCTGGTTAATCAAACCCCAAATATTGTTGGCAGGTTTTGCTTTCGTTTTTCGAATAAAGGAAGTTGAAATGGAAAGAGGAAATGCAATGTTTGCATTGGTGTTTAAACTCCAAGTCAATGCTaatcagacttatgatcaaaagcgttctaaccatgaccaaacccttttactacagaaatcagatatatccactcaaaattgtATTACCTTTAATTGCCAAAAAGCTGTTTTATATACCAATTTATCTTTTTGTTAAGGAATGTcatttttggaaatatatttttgtagacatacattaaatttattgaggcaacaCAACgtgcagaaaatatcaattctctttttggttgatatttaacctcggtactactaaagcagagtggtcccgaacgcgcacccgcgctagctagtcgtgagtggtcgatcctacaaaaGGTGCGCGTGCGCTAGTGTGTGAGCGCGcatgtgcaaatgaatacatgtgtttagggttagggttaggatcgaccactcacgactagctagtgcGGACGCGCggctgcgcgttcgggaccactctgctttagtagtacctttAACCTCCTTACTTAATTAActctaaaatttaatttcatagttAAAGAGTTAATATATCACGGACATTTTTCAAGCATTTCAGGTGacttagctggtatttctagcagatcgaatgaCCACACAGAGGCTCTCTCGTTACGGTATTTATTAGTGACGGTAGAAGAGTGAAGTAACTTCAACTGGAACTGCGAGATGTCTCTTCACCAAATATTGAAGACACACACTTTACACCTGGCAGGGGCAACATTATTCGAAAATAACAGCAAAGATCGGAACAATCACAATGGAGATGAATAACAAACAATTCTTGCGATAGGCTATACGGGTTAGAGTTGATGACACCCAGAACGACCTTGTTGAtagtaatttgaaaaataatcgATGGCGTGGTCATGTTTGGAAATTTACAGTTGCATTGAAATATCTTGACTAGTGTGCAAAACCTACAGTGAAGCAGACagtcaaatatttgtttttgaacaTGATTCGGACAGTATAAGTCTATTCTATGAGGACAGACATAGCGTTAAACATCAATTATAGAACCCGTGTAATATATCTCATAAAACCTTTCTTTATCTGTTGAACATTTAAACACCCGTAAAAACAACATATGccacatttcatttcatatataacctcatatattcacatacatgaaatgttattaagtattttaatgaatttattttaattaatcactGCTGTTTGATGTTAGCTGGATTTAGTTAATTGGAAATCTCGTTACAGTAAATCAgtgataaaggaataaaataacaaaggacTATGCAAAATACAATTATAGAATGGTCAGACATAACCTTTAAGATAGCAACTAAcagaatcaaataaaaataattatttcttttaattaatcaaatacacattatatatagagagaaacatacCTTGTGGTCTTTCATAAATATGGGCGGTGAAGTATAAAAAATAGTTCCTACTGAAAATATTAGAAGTGAAAGTAACGGCGTCACACTGCAACGCAATGAGAAATGCTGAAAGCTCATGTCAAAGatgctttttttgtgtgtgtgtttgtttgacatTGTGTGAAGACAGACGATGTATACTTTTCTAGACTTTTAAGCGTGTTTAAGTGTAATTATCTCATGGAAGCATTAGGCAATGAAAATCAGGGAACTTAACCCTAATCATTTGTaggtaaaatattcatatttaattaaacaCCCCAGTATGATGTTTATTGCTATGCTGGGCCAGCCGAGGAGATTATCAAAGCCCTGCATATCAGCTAAATCTTTCAGTTACCTTATCTTCCACTGTTCTTGTCTAGTTGTTCCACAAAGGTCAGTaacttccttttcctcctctacAAATGAACAAATGATCGACCATGCCTGGTTTTTCTGTTTTCCCATGTATTATGGTTTTATGATGTTCCTCTAGTTTTACTTTCAGATGACAACTGAAATTCTATTACCACATCTAcatagaatgaaatacaaaacaggTCTTGGCAATGATCTCTTCTGATGGAagcttttttttggggggggggatgagGCCCATAAaggttatttcatttcataatagctacctctgaagagtgcagggttacataatcagactgtAACCCAACACTCTATTGACCCCCTAGTGTGAAACTGATCAGTTAGAttggccataatggatatataatactgtacactttgagatatatatatatatatatatatatatatatattacagggcttagaaaaatatTAAGGTCCGTTGCattaagtatgtgaatctgagagggggaacatgttgaataaaattttaatgaactgatcctcctgtattttcttttacccaaagccaggaactttcagccCCCACCCACCCCCATCGTCGTACATATACACCGACATAGTTCCAATATAATCGTAAGCTACATCATCTGAAAGGTAATCGTAGAAAACCTgcatttctgaaagttatgagggaagaAATTCGATGGGGTGAGGCAAACTTGTATTGATATGCTATCCAGCGTGTAAAAGGAGATCCAAATATTGTTTGACATAATTTGTGCAGTTGGTGCCAAACATTCGAACgatgttccaaccgtgaccatctcgtaTGTTAGCAGTGATTCTCAAGCATATTTTGCCTATGAAGCCCCCACCAAGTTCCTGTTTTACCTGGATGagccctcatagccattcaatgattaaaaaatcctactataattttataattaaatattattagtaatcGCATaactcaggggttttcaaactttttgacttgcgaacccctttatatttcaggctttaccttagggacccccttataaacgcttatgaaatttatacataaatatttgcttaaaataacatatatttttacatttatttatttaacaaataggtttattgtcaattaaaagatttcgattaaaatacatatataaaatcaaattgcccataaaaagtatttgcggaccacagtttgaaaacccctggcatAACTTGAAATATGTTGTGTATTGTagaatataaccaatttattggacataaattttaacaacaaaatcttatgtggattctagttgagaaccactgtgctAGATTATGCAACGTGTCTTGTCCTTTCATTGCTAGTATAGAGTGAGCTGAGGGAGATTTTACTGcagtttctagcaagtcgagcgaccacgtagaggcaCTTTTGTTGGTTTGCGCGACTGTGTTTATTTATTGGAAGAGAATAATGACAACAGCAGTTTTGAAGAATTTCTTTGTTTGGGGTCCTCATCTAGTGGATGGAACCGTTTTAAGAGAAAAGCGTGTTTCTCAGACCTGGCGGAGCCAGAGTTTGAACAGGCGACCTTCGAGATAGATGGGGGGGAGTGGGGAGGAGATTTAGAAGAGACACAGAAAGATTAGAGAAAGAGAGgcgagaggagaaagaaagagaaagaaggaattgagagagggagagtgagagagagagagaaagcgagagagaaaaaaatgaagatgggaaagagagagaaagaaagacgcgggggagaaagagagagagacacacacacagaaagaaaaagacgagagatagagacagagagtgtgtgtgtgagagagagagagaagactggCCGTCAGAATTTCAAGTGAACAGAACGTTGGCCAGTCAGTGATGGAACCTAGGTGATCAtacgaactgctagaaatagcagccaaattacgcTATAATCCCAAACTCTCCCGACTTAAGGAGGTACaccattaaataatataatgttgAATATCCACTGTTAAACAGACTAAACAAAACAGATGGTCACGGATGGAGTGCATTTAAGCAGACGGAACACTGTAGCTTTTCCCATGATGCCTGCAACTTCCGTTAAATTTTTCTGACTTCTTTCTTTGAAGAGTTCCACATTCGAAGTCAGAAGGAATTGGACTTTCAACTtcctaaaaataataaacaccagACTAAGTCAATTAATAACTTTAAATCCTGTTTTATAATTAATCGTCTGGATTAATTAGTTTATTGTCGTCATAATAACTTTGTCTTCGATTGGAAAATTCACTGGAATTATCGATTATTGAACAGAAAACCCCCCAGGAATATCAACCAAAACATAAACGGATCTTTAAACCTAAATAACTCTTGTCTGAAGAGTCGGATTATTTAATTAACCAGGTTTAATTTGAAACAGttctatttgtatataaatgtgacgGAGTAAACGGActtattgtagtttttttttttctaaaaaaaaaaaaaaggactggatcgaaggaaatatttaaaaattaagagAAATCTTCAAAAGTGAATCAGCAACGActggaaaataattaatttttgaatAATCACCATCAATCGACCAAGTAATCAATCAATTATGGTCCGTAAAAAGTTCGATCGAACTGTTGTGAAAAAATGTCCAAAATGTGAGGAACAAGTACCTGTTGCTTGTAAATTTTGTACCTGTGGACACCCGTTCGCTTCTCGGAATAAATTGCTTTTAAAAGAAGAAGCCGAGGAGGCGATGGGACTTTTGGATCGCTCAGACTTAAATAAGGACGACGAATCCCCAATGGACCGCCTGAGGCGACCCAGGAGGTTGAGTCGTGACAAACCTTCCTATTATGTGATTACTGAGATAAATCGCCATGTAAAGAGACCCCGACCAAAGGTGAAACCGGCGAGTAGCACCGATATGGGCGCTGTAGGTGAATTGGTTATACCTAAGAAGAAGAAACGAGGGCGACCGCGAGGTTCGGGTTCACGAAATAAAGCGAAACGGAAGACGATTCTTAAAGCACAGGCACCACTGCAACTTCAACAACCCAAACAGGAACCGTTGATTCTTCAACTCCCCAAACAAGAACGTCTGGAATCTTTGGAACAAGATTCACCCCAagcaacatcgtcgtcgtcgtcatcgtcgtcttcttcttcgtcgccACACACACCACCGTCTCAGAGTTATTACCACCAACTCCAGGAAATGGAATTCTCCGACACCAAACTAGCCACGAGTCCCACACCTTCCCTCAGCATCGCCACCTCTTCAGGGATCGACAGAAAATTGAACCTGAGCAGCTCCTGTTCTGCGACCAGCAATACTTTTGGTAGTTCTAACCCGACCGCTGCCACTGCCTCCTCAAACACCAGCAGCACGGGGGAGATCTCCATCAAAATTGATAACCGAACTTCTTTCTCTGCTGCAACACCGTCgccaccgttatcatcatcatcgtcaacatcatcaacatcattgtcagcCACAGCAGCCGCAGCAAACATCGGCAGCACGAGcggcagcagcaaaaacaaaggCGGCGGCggcaccaccgccaccgctgctATTTCTTCATCAAGCGgcagcaccaacaacaagaacagcaacaacaccaataataataataataataataataacaacaacaacagtagccagaacaacagcagcagtaatctgatgattattaacaacaacagcaacagcagcattaacAGCGTGTGCagcggcggtagcagcagcagcaacagcaccatcaccacgAATTACGGCACCAAAAACATTTCTAATAgcgacagcaacagcaatagcattTCTAttagcaacattaacaacaacaacaacaccactaatagtaacaactgcaataacaacaacaacaacaacaacaacagcagttgtagtagtagtagtaataataataataataataatggtaccaGTAATAATAACGGGGCAGAAAAAGACATGTATTCTAACATCTCACCTGAAAGGGCTCTAcagttttatgcaattttggCGGATTTGAACAGAAAAATCATTTCACAGTCATTTAAACCATGGTGAAACGTTTTGGCattcattgtttataatatacACCTCcagaaaacgcacacacacacacacacacacacacatatatatatattatatatgtgtgtNNNNNNNNNNNNNNNNNNNNNNNNNNNNNNNNNNNNNNNNNNNNNNNNNNNNNNNNNNNNNNNNNNNNNNNNNNNNNNNNNNNNNNNNNNNNNNNNNNNNNNNNNNNNNNNNNNNNNNNNNNNNNNNNNNNNNNNNNNNNNNNNNNNNNNNNNNNNNNNNNNNNNNNNNNNNNNNNNNNNNNNNNNNNNNNNNNNNNNNNNNNNNNNNNNNNNNNNNNNNNNNNNNNNNNNNNNNNNNNNNNNNNNNNNNNNNNNNNNNNNNNNNNNNNNNNNNNNNNNNNNNNNNNNNNNNNNNNNNNNNNNNNNNNNNNNNNNNNNNNNNNNNNNNNNNNNNNNNNNNNNNNNNNNNNNNNNNNNNNNNNNNNNNNNNNNNNNNNNNNNNNNNNNNNNNNNNNNNNNNNNNNNNNNNNNNNNNNNNNNNNNNNNNNNNNNNNNNNNNNNNNNNNNNNNNNNNNNNNNNNNNNNNNNNNNNNNNNNNNNNNNNNNNNNNNNNNNNNNNNNNNNNNNNNNNNNNNNNNNNNNNNNNNNNNNNNNNNNNNNNNNNNNNNatacacacacatatatatatatatcaagctcaTAGATCCATACCCACTCCTggataattaaaaaagaattatcgacactttattaattgatttatcagtcatttaatttttttttctctggtttaatgaagaattattttgattttatatttttgaatttcaaaataattatggAGAAAGTTGAAGTAAGAATCGAATtcttgaggtattttgtgttgttCTTCATATTTCCTTGTTTTCAATTCTAAATATTTgccttgttttaaatatttatttattattaataatggtaataataatcgtGCTGATTTTCCACCACGGAAGCAACACAgatagtacacacacacgtgaacattATTTGgacacatgaaaacatacatacatacatacataaacacacacacacacacatatgtatatatatgtatatatatgtatatatatataaacagacacacacaaatatatatatatataattgtctggGGAGTGACATTTCTAATTATTAGTTTGTATATaacgattatatatgtatatataaaatgtgtgtgtgtgtgtatatatatatataatatatgtgctcCAATGCATGTTTCTCTAAATATAACAGGGAacgtataaatagaataataatgatgataattatgatgattacGAAGATCATAATCTTTGTTtggaattaaagaaataattgaaagagGTTTtaaagaacacagacacacacataaatagtaaatttaaagaaaaaaacaacctttGCACGTCCCACAATTAACCAGGGtcaaggaaaaaattaaaattaaaaatgaaatcaagaaataaaGTAATATCAGTTTATTTATGGTAGAGATACAACAATATCTCTTTCAACACACCACTTCACATCAGAaaccttgcaaaacaaattcataaacggaaagatatttgtttttatcattgaaATCTCTTCCACTTAGCTGTGTTGGATTTTTGCTTCAGGATCTAACTAATTAAAGGTTGCCAATAATAATTGATAAGAATGAGGATGTTTCATTTCTAACTTTATGAATcattaaagaaagaatttttatttgaaatgtctaatttgataGTGGTGATGTTCATGTCTTTTCCGAAGGGTGTTtagaataattaacaataatgGGAAGCTTTGcttgttcttatttattgtatctgaaatataatggaataGTTTGTTTAGTATAAATACAATCTCTACGTTATATACAGGCATAATACATAATGcaaattgagatatatatatatatatatatatatatgtttaaacttttgtgtgtatatatatatatatatatatattaatttgcattatgtatgtgtctgaagtccgatgatggcttagctggtagaaacttcgaaatcactgtcgaTACTATCcttgttaaagaataaatagTTCATTTGTACTTCACAAAAGTATGGAGTaaccttcagattaatgtaaaattgtttttattataacataaaaacaaaacgttaATATACACAaacgaaattatttttattatttgaaagaagaaagacaTTCGTGTTGGAATTCAAGAGAAATGGTCGTTGGTTGGTTTTAAAAGCTTcccaatatttttaattttcgtttttttactttttggaaTCACActcccctttaaaaaaaaaaaaaaattgcccccGACatctgctgaaaaaaaaaaagaccctctAAAAGTTGGCACAAGCTTAATGATTTATATCTCattaaataaattcttcaaaCTTGTCTAAATTCAATTGTGCTGAAACAGTGTAAGGTTAGAAATNNNNNNNNNNNNNNNNNNNNNNNNNNNNNNNNNNNNNNNNNNNNNNNNNNNNNNNNNNNNNNNNNNNNNNNNNNNNNNNNNNNNNNNNNNNNNNNNNNNNNNNNNNNNNNNNNNNNNNNNNNNNNNNNNNNNNNNNNNNNNNNNNNNNNNNNNNNNNNNNNNNNNNNNNNNNNNNNNNNNNNNNNNNNNNNNNNNNNNNNNNNNNNNNNNNNNNNNNNNNNNNNNNNNNNNNNNNNNNNNNNNNNNNNNNNNNNNNNNNNNNNNNNNNNNNNNNNNNNNNNNNNNNNNNNNNNNNNNNNNNNNNNNNNNNNNNNNNNNNNNNNNNNNNNNNNNNNNNNNNNNNNNNNNNNNNNNNNNNNNNNNNNNNNNNNNNNNNNNNNNNNNNNNNNNNNNNNNNNNNNNNNNNNNNNNNNNNNNNNNNNNNNNNNNNNNNNNNNNNNNNNNNNNNNNNNNNNNNNNNNNNNNNNNNNNNNNNNNNNNNNNNNNNNNNNNNNNNNNNNNNNNNNNNNNNNNNNNNNNNNNNNNNNNNNNNNNNNNNNNNNNNNNNNNNNNNNNNNNNNNNNNNNNNNNNNNNNNNNNNNNNNNNNNNNNNNNNNNNNNNNNNNNNNNNNNNNNNNNNNNNNNNNNNNNNNNNNNNNNNNNNNNNNNNNNNNNNNNNNNNNNNNNNNNNNNNNNNNNNNNNNNNNNNNNNNNNNNNNNNNNNNNNNNNNNNNNNNNNNNNNNNNNNNNNNNNNNNNNNNNNNNNNNNNNNNNNNNNNNNNNNNNNNNNNNNNNNNNNNNNNNNNNNNNNNNNNNNNNNNNNNNNNNNNNNNNNNNNNNNNNNNNNNNNNNNNNNNNNNNNNNNNNNNNNNNNNNNNNNNNNNNNNNNNNNNNNNNNNNNNNNNNNNNNNNNNNNNNNNNNNNNNNNNNNNNNNNNNNNNNNNNNNNNNNNNNNNNNNNNNNNNNNNNNNNNNNNNNNNNNNNNNNNNNNNNNNNNNNNNNNNNNNNNNNNNNNNNNNNNNNNNNNNNNN includes these proteins:
- the LOC106872399 gene encoding uncharacterized protein DDB_G0271670-like is translated as MVRKKFDRTVVKKCPKCEEQVPVACKFCTCGHPFASRNKLLLKEEAEEAMGLLDRSDLNKDDESPMDRLRRPRRLSRDKPSYYVITEINRHVKRPRPKVKPASSTDMGAVGELVIPKKKKRGRPRGSGSRNKAKRKTILKAQAPLQLQQPKQEPLILQLPKQERLESLEQDSPQATSSSSSSSSSSSSPHTPPSQSYYHQLQEMEFSDTKLATSPTPSLSIATSSGIDRKLNLSSSCSATSNTFGSSNPTAATASSNTSSTGEISIKIDNRTSFSAATPSPPLSSSSSTSSTSLSATAAAANIGSTSGSSKNKGGGGTTATAAISSSSGSTNNKNSNNTNNNNNNNNNNNNSSQNNSSSNLMIINNNSNSSINSVCSGGSSSSNSTITTNYGTKNISNSDSNSNSISISNINNNNNTTNSNNCNNNNNNNNNSSCSSSSNNNNNNNGTSNNNGAEKDMYSNISPERALQFYAILADLNRKIISQSFKPW